In a genomic window of Gloeocapsopsis dulcis:
- a CDS encoding flavin monoamine oxidase family protein, whose protein sequence is MKRRDFITAVAASAGSAYAAMKALDLLEQPATAQQVPPQRPFQLQRRGSRKRVIILGAGLAGMAAAYELGKVGYECVILEARSRAGGRCWTLRGGDTLTEINGTTQTVRFDRGLYFNPGPARIPYHHVTIDYCKELGVELEVIVNLSRQQYIYQENAGPLSAKKVHAREAVTDMRGYISELLAKSINQNALNASLTTEDKERLIEFLRTYGGLDPDLFYQGSSRRGYAVPQGAGLQPGEVADPYDLSALLQLGFAGNDAFEWGFDQQMTMFQPVGGIDQIAKAFERRVGNSINYEAVVKEIRKLPDGVGIIYSDRSGQRRIRGDYCICTIPLSVLRGIPADFSPDMKEAIASVTYAVTGKSGLQFNRRFWEEDENIFGGISWTNQDIGQIWYPSNDYLSRKGVMLGYYNFGPAAANVGALSPQARVSLALEQGSKIHPQYKNHFDNGLALFWSNIPYSLGGWASYTTDVREQYYPRLNEPDGNIYLAGEHLSYLTGWMAGALESARLVTAKINALA, encoded by the coding sequence ATGAAGAGACGAGACTTCATAACGGCAGTTGCTGCGTCAGCAGGTTCAGCATATGCCGCAATGAAAGCTTTGGATTTGCTAGAACAGCCAGCTACAGCACAACAAGTACCACCGCAAAGACCATTTCAGTTGCAGCGTCGAGGAAGTCGCAAGCGCGTGATTATTCTCGGTGCAGGCTTAGCAGGAATGGCTGCCGCTTATGAGTTAGGTAAAGTAGGTTATGAATGCGTCATTTTAGAAGCGCGATCGCGTGCTGGGGGTAGATGCTGGACGTTGCGTGGTGGTGACACACTAACCGAAATCAATGGCACAACGCAGACAGTGCGATTTGATCGTGGCTTATATTTTAACCCTGGACCTGCGCGAATTCCCTATCACCACGTCACCATCGATTACTGCAAAGAACTTGGTGTTGAGCTAGAAGTTATTGTTAACCTGAGCCGCCAACAATATATTTACCAAGAAAACGCTGGTCCTTTGTCAGCAAAGAAAGTTCATGCCCGCGAAGCTGTGACAGATATGCGCGGGTATATCTCTGAACTCCTTGCTAAAAGCATCAATCAAAACGCGCTCAATGCATCGCTGACAACAGAAGATAAAGAGAGGCTAATTGAGTTTTTACGGACATATGGTGGTCTCGATCCAGACTTATTCTACCAAGGCTCCAGCCGTCGCGGCTACGCCGTACCACAAGGTGCAGGCTTGCAACCAGGAGAAGTTGCCGATCCCTATGATTTGAGTGCATTGCTTCAACTAGGTTTTGCTGGTAATGACGCATTTGAATGGGGCTTTGATCAACAGATGACCATGTTCCAACCTGTTGGTGGGATAGATCAAATCGCCAAAGCTTTTGAACGCCGTGTGGGTAACTCGATTAATTACGAGGCGGTTGTTAAAGAAATTCGCAAATTACCTGATGGCGTAGGCATTATCTATAGCGATCGCTCTGGACAACGTCGTATTCGCGGCGATTATTGCATCTGCACGATTCCCTTATCAGTGTTAAGAGGTATTCCTGCTGACTTTTCCCCAGATATGAAAGAAGCGATCGCTAGTGTAACTTACGCTGTGACTGGTAAGAGTGGCTTGCAGTTCAATCGCCGTTTTTGGGAAGAAGACGAAAATATCTTTGGTGGAATTAGCTGGACTAACCAAGATATAGGTCAAATTTGGTATCCCTCGAACGATTATCTCTCTCGCAAAGGTGTCATGTTGGGTTATTACAACTTTGGTCCTGCCGCAGCTAATGTGGGAGCATTATCACCCCAAGCGCGAGTCTCCCTAGCTTTAGAACAAGGTAGCAAAATTCATCCCCAGTATAAAAATCACTTTGACAACGGTCTTGCCCTTTTCTGGTCAAACATTCCCTACAGCTTAGGTGGATGGGCAAGTTACACCACAGACGTCAGAGAGCAATACTATCCCAGACTAAACGAACCCGACGGCAATATCTACTTAGCCGGAGAACATCTCAGCTATCTTACCGGATGGATGGCGGGTGCTTTGGAATCAGCGCGTTTAGTTACTGCCAAAATCAATGCCTTGGCGTAG
- a CDS encoding RidA family protein has protein sequence MKRYFSRVFKLGRWLILSLCVSIFLIGLLGVDVQAAVKTAPWMVTFFGPPESPISSAVAVPPIKAYYWTSGTVPPVIDPNAPAGSRERYGDTKTQAIGTLERIQSLLQESGLSLSDVIYLRVYLVADPFKENTVDYQGWFDAYAQFFNTPTNPVKVARSTLAVAGLVNPDWLIEIEAVAVYPKLGKSFPLYLLFH, from the coding sequence ATGAAGCGATATTTTAGCCGAGTTTTCAAACTAGGTCGTTGGTTAATTTTGAGTCTTTGTGTCAGCATATTTCTAATAGGTCTTCTTGGTGTTGATGTCCAAGCAGCTGTAAAAACGGCACCCTGGATGGTTACATTTTTTGGTCCACCCGAGTCACCCATTTCCTCGGCTGTTGCGGTACCCCCAATTAAGGCTTATTACTGGACGAGTGGTACAGTACCGCCCGTGATAGATCCAAACGCACCAGCAGGTAGTCGCGAACGCTATGGAGATACCAAAACTCAAGCAATTGGTACTTTAGAGCGTATTCAGTCGCTTCTACAAGAATCTGGTCTCAGTTTGTCGGATGTGATTTATCTTCGCGTTTATCTTGTAGCTGATCCATTCAAAGAAAACACCGTCGATTACCAAGGATGGTTCGATGCTTACGCTCAGTTCTTTAACACGCCAACAAATCCTGTGAAAGTGGCACGTTCAACGCTTGCGGTTGCAGGACTTGTTAATCCAGACTGGTTAATTGAAATTGAAGCAGTTGCAGTCTATCCAAAATTAGGTAAATCATTCCCCTTATATTTACTATTCCATTAA
- a CDS encoding MgtC/SapB family protein, translating to MNSIFFSPSDWQSIIVRLTSALVIGGAIGINRQQPGRPAGLRTYMIVSLGAAAFVMIPLQVDGDSTFYSTNALSRTLQGVATGVGFLGAGMILQQSHQKLNKLEVKGLTSAATIWLAAGLGAAAGCGLWRMSLVGTVMALVVLSGVKKLKKSPLIRLNEYQLRNIKAKETVSTEDVQHK from the coding sequence ATGAACTCGATATTTTTCAGTCCAAGCGATTGGCAGAGTATTATTGTTAGACTGACTAGCGCATTGGTAATTGGGGGCGCGATTGGTATTAATCGTCAACAGCCTGGTAGACCTGCTGGTTTGAGAACATATATGATCGTGAGTCTAGGTGCTGCTGCGTTTGTCATGATTCCCTTGCAGGTAGATGGTGACAGTACCTTCTACTCAACTAATGCACTAAGTAGAACGTTGCAAGGTGTTGCCACAGGAGTAGGATTTCTAGGCGCGGGAATGATTTTACAGCAATCGCATCAAAAGTTGAATAAGCTGGAAGTTAAAGGGCTAACTTCGGCTGCTACGATTTGGCTAGCTGCGGGATTAGGGGCAGCAGCAGGTTGTGGACTATGGCGCATGAGTCTAGTTGGTACTGTGATGGCATTAGTGGTTCTCAGTGGAGTAAAAAAATTGAAAAAGTCTCCTCTGATTCGTCTTAATGAATACCAGCTAAGAAACATTAAGGCTAAGGAGACAGTATCTACTGAGGACGTACAACACAAGTAA
- a CDS encoding selenium-binding family protein — translation MAELHQSDRNHACCGPGYASPADAIKAEQEKLLYTIALYTGTGIEEPDYLATIDVDPDSPTYSQVIHRLPMPYVGDELHHFGWNACSSCHGDTSKSRRFLVVPGQRSSRIYIIDVAEKRSPKLHKVIEPEEIKQKTYLTAPHTVHCLADSHVMISMLGDSEGNAPGGFLLLDTDFEIAGRWEQSTGMKFNYDFWYQPRHNVMVSSEWGAPKTYYPGFDLNDVTAGNYGHQLHFWDWSKHKIVQSVDLGEEGLIPLEVRFHHDPDSTHGFVGAALSSNVWHWHKSNGHWEVEKVIDIPSVNVEGWQIPVPSLITDILISMSDRYLYFSNWLHGDIRQYDISEPGNPQLTGQVWCGGLLGKGGEIQGHQLQGGPQMLQLSLDGKRLYVTNSLFSTWDNQFYPELAKSGSYMLQIDCDTENGGLKINEDFYVDFGQEPAGPARAHEMRYPGGDCTSDIWI, via the coding sequence ATGGCTGAGTTACATCAAAGTGATCGTAATCATGCCTGCTGTGGACCAGGTTATGCGTCGCCAGCAGATGCAATAAAAGCCGAACAAGAAAAGCTGCTGTATACAATTGCCCTCTACACAGGTACGGGAATTGAAGAACCCGATTACTTGGCAACAATCGACGTTGATCCCGATTCACCTACCTATTCGCAAGTCATTCATCGCTTACCAATGCCATATGTTGGTGATGAGTTGCACCATTTTGGTTGGAATGCTTGCAGTTCGTGTCATGGTGATACGAGTAAGTCGCGGCGCTTTTTAGTTGTTCCTGGTCAAAGATCGAGCCGAATTTATATTATTGATGTTGCAGAGAAGCGATCGCCCAAACTACATAAAGTTATTGAACCCGAAGAAATTAAACAGAAAACATATTTAACTGCCCCTCATACCGTACATTGCCTTGCGGATAGTCATGTGATGATTTCGATGCTGGGTGACAGTGAAGGTAATGCGCCTGGTGGCTTTTTGTTACTCGACACCGATTTTGAAATTGCGGGGCGTTGGGAACAGTCTACAGGAATGAAGTTTAACTATGACTTCTGGTATCAACCACGTCATAATGTGATGGTTAGTAGTGAATGGGGCGCACCGAAAACTTATTATCCTGGTTTTGACCTGAATGATGTCACCGCAGGAAATTACGGTCATCAACTCCATTTTTGGGATTGGTCTAAGCATAAAATTGTCCAAAGTGTTGATTTAGGTGAGGAAGGCTTAATTCCTTTAGAAGTCCGCTTTCATCACGATCCTGATAGTACTCATGGTTTTGTTGGTGCAGCATTAAGTAGTAACGTGTGGCATTGGCACAAATCTAACGGACATTGGGAAGTTGAGAAAGTTATTGATATCCCATCGGTTAATGTCGAAGGCTGGCAAATTCCAGTGCCATCGCTGATTACGGATATTTTGATTTCAATGAGCGATCGCTATTTATATTTTTCCAACTGGTTGCATGGCGACATTCGCCAATATGATATTTCAGAGCCAGGGAATCCTCAGTTAACAGGTCAAGTATGGTGTGGTGGCTTGCTGGGTAAAGGTGGTGAAATCCAAGGACATCAGTTGCAAGGCGGACCACAAATGCTGCAATTGAGTCTTGATGGTAAACGTCTCTATGTCACCAATTCCCTGTTTAGTACCTGGGACAACCAGTTTTATCCAGAACTCGCCAAGAGTGGTTCTTATATGTTGCAAATTGACTGCGATACAGAAAATGGCGGTCTAAAAATTAATGAAGACTTTTATGTAGACTTTGGTCAAGAACCCGCAGGTCCAGCTCGTGCCCATGAAATGCGTTATCCTGGCGGAGACTGTACTTCTGATATTTGGATTTAG
- a CDS encoding Crp/Fnr family transcriptional regulator — MGLWGPGDVVGKRLSLADPLYIECLTPVEATLLSADNRQEVVEAMLLHIQRLGELMEILHRRQAETALLHLLAWLAKRFGQEVEQGQLIDLRLTHQDIAELVGLTRVTVTRLLSNFEKQGIIQRQGRQFIVLQDQPPFWHYEI; from the coding sequence TTGGGATTATGGGGACCAGGAGATGTTGTTGGCAAGCGATTATCGCTAGCTGACCCTTTGTATATTGAATGTTTGACTCCTGTAGAAGCAACCTTATTATCAGCCGACAATCGGCAAGAAGTTGTGGAAGCTATGCTTTTACACATTCAACGCTTAGGGGAGTTGATGGAGATCTTACACCGCCGACAAGCGGAAACAGCACTTTTGCATTTACTGGCTTGGCTAGCAAAACGGTTTGGTCAAGAAGTTGAGCAAGGACAACTTATTGATTTACGCTTAACTCATCAAGACATTGCTGAACTGGTTGGATTAACTCGCGTCACAGTCACAAGGCTACTGAGTAACTTTGAAAAGCAAGGCATTATTCAGCGCCAAGGTCGGCAATTTATTGTCCTACAAGATCAACCACCGTTCTGGCACTACGAAATTTAA
- the cysH gene encoding phosphoadenosine phosphosulfate reductase, which yields MLLQDVAPKTTHSLDLDELNQRFADVHPIHILAWCLENLRPGLIQSSAFNVNGMAIMHMLYQIAPNPPMPVLFLDTLHHFPETLALVREAQKLYELDLHVYRVPDADSRESFAARYGESLWKTDFEQYHYLTKVEPLQRGLHELGATAWITGRRRDQSATRSHTPIFERDKHGRLKINPLASWTRQDVWKYIMRHNVLYNPLHDRGYPSIGDEPTTTPVGAGEDERAGRWRGMGRTECGIHL from the coding sequence ATGCTCCTTCAAGATGTCGCACCGAAAACAACACATAGCCTTGATTTAGACGAATTGAATCAGCGCTTTGCCGATGTCCATCCAATCCATATCCTGGCATGGTGCTTAGAAAACTTGCGCCCAGGTTTAATCCAAAGTAGTGCTTTTAACGTTAATGGTATGGCAATTATGCATATGCTCTACCAAATCGCTCCTAATCCTCCAATGCCAGTTTTATTTCTGGATACGCTACACCATTTTCCAGAAACTTTGGCACTTGTGAGAGAAGCTCAAAAGCTTTATGAATTAGATTTACACGTTTATCGAGTACCTGATGCTGACTCGCGAGAAAGTTTTGCGGCGCGCTATGGAGAGTCACTGTGGAAAACAGACTTTGAGCAGTATCATTACTTAACGAAAGTTGAGCCACTGCAACGTGGGCTACATGAATTAGGTGCGACAGCTTGGATTACCGGAAGACGTCGCGATCAATCAGCAACGCGATCGCATACTCCCATTTTTGAGCGCGACAAACATGGGCGACTCAAGATTAATCCCCTAGCAAGTTGGACACGCCAAGATGTGTGGAAGTATATCATGAGACATAACGTACTTTATAATCCACTACACGATCGAGGCTATCCCAGTATTGGAGATGAACCAACAACAACACCAGTAGGTGCTGGCGAAGATGAACGTGCTGGTCGCTGGCGGGGTATGGGGAGAACAGAATGTGGTATTCACCTATAA
- the cysK gene encoding cysteine synthase A → MRIAQDITQLVGRTPLVQLNRIPQSEGCVARIVVKLEGMNPAASVKDRIGVSMIAAAEEAGLIKPGKTVLVEPTSGNTGIALAMVAAAKGYRLIVTMPDTMSIERQTMLKAYGVELILTSGTQGMRGAIARAEEIAAKTPNSFMPQQFRNSANPKIHRETTAEEIWNDTDGEVDILISGVGTGGTLTGVAEVIKARKPSFQAIAIEPIASPVLSGGNPGGHKIQGIGAGFVPEILRTDLIDEVITVKDDDAMHYGRRLARDEGLLSGISSGAALAAAIRVAKRPENAGKLIVMIQPSFGERYLSTPMFREVEQPEALALVGIGADN, encoded by the coding sequence ATGCGAATTGCTCAAGATATCACTCAGTTAGTCGGTCGGACGCCCTTAGTACAACTGAATCGTATTCCGCAATCTGAAGGTTGTGTAGCAAGAATTGTGGTCAAACTAGAGGGAATGAACCCCGCAGCTTCTGTGAAAGATCGTATCGGTGTGAGTATGATTGCAGCAGCCGAGGAAGCTGGTTTAATTAAGCCAGGAAAAACTGTATTAGTTGAACCTACTTCGGGTAACACCGGTATTGCTTTGGCAATGGTAGCCGCAGCTAAAGGTTATCGGTTAATTGTCACCATGCCTGACACGATGAGCATTGAAAGACAAACGATGCTGAAAGCTTATGGTGTGGAATTGATTCTGACATCAGGAACACAAGGAATGCGAGGTGCGATCGCCCGTGCAGAAGAAATTGCAGCGAAAACTCCTAATTCATTTATGCCACAACAATTTCGTAATTCAGCAAATCCTAAAATCCATCGCGAGACAACCGCCGAAGAGATTTGGAATGATACTGATGGTGAAGTTGATATTCTGATTTCTGGTGTAGGAACAGGCGGTACGCTGACCGGAGTAGCTGAAGTTATTAAAGCACGTAAACCAAGTTTTCAAGCGATCGCTATAGAACCTATTGCTAGCCCAGTTCTTTCTGGTGGTAATCCAGGAGGACATAAAATTCAAGGAATCGGTGCGGGATTTGTTCCAGAAATTTTACGTACGGACTTGATTGATGAAGTCATCACAGTCAAAGATGATGATGCGATGCATTATGGTCGCCGTTTAGCACGCGACGAAGGGTTGTTATCAGGTATTTCTTCTGGTGCCGCTTTAGCTGCAGCAATTCGAGTTGCAAAACGCCCAGAAAATGCCGGAAAGTTGATTGTGATGATTCAACCGAGTTTTGGCGAACGCTACTTGAGTACTCCTATGTTTAGAGAAGTAGAACAACCAGAAGCGCTTGCTCTAGTCGGAATCGGTGCTGATAATTGA